A stretch of Deinococcus carri DNA encodes these proteins:
- a CDS encoding deaminase, giving the protein MTALQEWARHEVWMHRCLALAETAKAGGDVPVGALVLLAGRVMGEGVEGMRTFSDPAAHAELAAVRAACHTLGTRDLSGAVHGR; this is encoded by the coding sequence GTGACCGCTTTGCAGGAGTGGGCGCGTCACGAGGTGTGGATGCACCGCTGTCTGGCCCTGGCTGAGACGGCCAAGGCGGGTGGAGACGTGCCCGTAGGTGCCCTGGTGTTGCTGGCGGGCCGCGTCATGGGTGAAGGCGTCGAGGGCATGCGCACCTTCAGCGACCCTGCTGCCCATGCGGAACTCGCCGCCGTGCGCGCCGCCTGCCATACGCTCGGCACGCGCGACCTGTCGGGCGCTGTACACGGCCGCTGA
- a CDS encoding pyridoxamine 5'-phosphate oxidase family protein yields MTMPYHEGELAVQARAGVQGMAARVGRSIAPHLTPPLAALLARQDLLVLAAPDLQGRPWATVLSGPPGFVQPLDPQTLVLHARLRHDDPVGKHLLIGVPIGVLAIDLSTRQRVRVNGTVATTGDGLVLRVEQAYGNCPKYIQKRVGETTGSGGASPFHVTSGELLPDALALIREADTFFMATVHPAGGTDASHRGGRPGFVRALDSRHLEFPDYAGNAMFNTLGNIEATGRAGLLFLDFTRDRALHLTGTARVVWDEDRLSAHPGAERLVEVTVDHVVTRDSATGRVWTLREASPYNPA; encoded by the coding sequence ATGACCATGCCGTACCACGAGGGCGAACTCGCCGTGCAGGCCCGCGCCGGGGTGCAGGGGATGGCGGCCCGCGTCGGACGGTCCATCGCCCCACACCTCACGCCCCCACTCGCCGCCCTTCTCGCCCGCCAGGACCTTCTCGTCCTGGCTGCCCCCGACCTCCAGGGTCGCCCGTGGGCGACCGTGCTGAGCGGCCCGCCCGGTTTCGTGCAGCCCCTGGACCCTCAAACGCTCGTTCTCCACGCTCGCCTCCGCCACGATGACCCGGTGGGGAAGCACCTGCTTATCGGCGTTCCCATCGGGGTGCTTGCCATCGACCTCTCCACCCGGCAGCGCGTGCGCGTCAACGGCACGGTCGCCACAACGGGCGACGGCCTGGTCCTGCGCGTTGAGCAGGCCTACGGCAACTGTCCGAAGTACATCCAGAAGCGCGTGGGTGAAACCACGGGGAGCGGGGGAGCTTCCCCCTTCCACGTGACCTCCGGTGAGCTACTCCCGGACGCGCTCGCCCTCATCCGGGAGGCCGATACCTTCTTCATGGCGACAGTACACCCGGCAGGAGGGACCGACGCCTCGCACCGGGGCGGGCGACCGGGCTTCGTGCGCGCCCTCGACTCCCGTCACCTTGAATTCCCCGACTATGCGGGCAACGCCATGTTCAATACCCTGGGGAACATTGAGGCGACGGGACGGGCGGGCCTGCTGTTCCTTGACTTCACTCGGGACCGAGCCCTGCATCTCACCGGCACCGCCCGTGTCGTGTGGGATGAGGACCGCTTGAGTGCCCATCCCGGTGCCGAACGGCTCGTGGAGGTCACGGTCGACCACGTGGTCACGCGCGATTCGGCGACGGGCCGAGTCTGGACCTTGAGAGAAGCCTCCCCCTACAACCCCGCCTGA
- a CDS encoding MFS transporter, with translation MPPALIALALGGFGIGLTEFVIMGLLPDVARDFRVSIPVAGYLISSYALGVVVGALLLTAAVTHLRRKPVLMGLLVLFIVGNLVSAMAPSYGLMMLGRVIASLCHGAFFGIGAVAAAALVVPNKRAGAVATMFAGLTLANVLGVPFGTFIGQHSFRRASHSPCSTPQTSTGGSAHAGFEVSRRRG, from the coding sequence ATGCCCCCAGCCCTGATCGCCCTGGCTCTTGGTGGATTCGGTATCGGGTTGACCGAGTTCGTGATCATGGGCCTGCTTCCCGACGTTGCCCGTGACTTCCGGGTCAGTATTCCCGTCGCGGGGTATCTGATTTCCAGCTACGCCCTGGGCGTGGTGGTCGGGGCACTCCTCCTCACGGCAGCGGTCACGCACCTCCGGCGCAAGCCCGTCCTGATGGGCCTGCTGGTCCTGTTCATCGTGGGGAACCTCGTCTCCGCCATGGCTCCCTCGTATGGGCTGATGATGCTCGGGCGTGTCATCGCCTCCCTCTGCCACGGCGCATTCTTCGGCATCGGAGCGGTGGCGGCCGCCGCCCTGGTCGTGCCAAACAAACGAGCGGGAGCCGTCGCCACCATGTTCGCGGGCCTCACCCTGGCGAACGTCCTGGGGGTTCCCTTTGGAACGTTCATCGGGCAGCACTCTTTCCGGAGGGCCTCGCACAGCCCTTGCAGCACGCCCCAGACCAGCACGGGCGGCTCTGCCCACGCGGGATTCGAGGTGTCGCGCAGAAGAGGGTAA
- a CDS encoding alpha/beta hydrolase, which produces MTMQPSDVAVTVRRIPAPHHTVPVRIFRPSTARSGWLVWAHGGSWVSGSAAAWHAPCLDLARRAGVTLVSVDYRLAPAHPYPVPLEDVLAVLVWAAQQPELQADPRLLAVGGDSAGATLAASSALAFRDQGRLLGGQVLAYPPLDPQCRAPSYTWLPHQFPNRDSLMAAWRAYAGPGQPSGRAQPYLSPLQAKKLDGVAPAILGVGGFDPVRDDVRRYAARLRLAGVPVQLREFAGEGHALFMAPSTAFRRWLAASVRQQFDEYVNSPMTLPSDARRKPRGARCPQP; this is translated from the coding sequence ATGACGATGCAGCCTTCAGACGTTGCCGTGACCGTCAGGCGCATCCCGGCCCCTCACCACACTGTCCCGGTCCGCATCTTCCGTCCCTCAACGGCCCGGTCAGGCTGGCTGGTCTGGGCGCACGGCGGTAGTTGGGTGTCCGGCTCCGCCGCTGCCTGGCACGCGCCATGCCTGGATCTGGCCCGCCGGGCGGGGGTCACGCTGGTCAGCGTGGACTACCGGCTCGCTCCCGCCCACCCTTACCCGGTCCCACTGGAGGATGTCCTCGCCGTGCTGGTCTGGGCCGCGCAACAACCGGAACTTCAGGCGGACCCCAGGCTCCTGGCGGTCGGTGGAGACAGTGCCGGGGCGACCCTGGCCGCCAGCTCCGCCCTCGCTTTTCGTGATCAGGGCAGGTTGCTCGGTGGACAGGTGCTCGCCTACCCACCGCTTGACCCGCAGTGCCGTGCGCCGTCGTATACCTGGCTCCCGCACCAGTTTCCCAACAGGGACAGCCTCATGGCCGCCTGGCGAGCCTACGCGGGACCGGGACAGCCCAGCGGGCGGGCACAACCCTACCTGTCTCCCCTCCAGGCCAAGAAGCTGGACGGAGTGGCACCCGCCATCCTCGGTGTCGGCGGGTTTGACCCGGTGCGGGATGACGTGCGCCGTTATGCGGCGCGGCTCCGCCTGGCCGGGGTCCCCGTCCAACTGAGGGAGTTTGCCGGAGAGGGGCATGCCCTCTTCATGGCCCCGTCCACGGCCTTCCGCAGGTGGCTGGCCGCGTCCGTCCGGCAGCAGTTCGATGAGTACGTCAACTCTCCCATGACCCTTCCCTCTGACGCCCGGAGAAAACCGCGAGGTGCCAGATGCCCCCAGCCCTGA
- a CDS encoding nuclear transport factor 2 family protein, with translation MTRLPVPPFTLETARRKVRLAEDAWNSRAPARVALAYTEDSLWRNRGEFFSGREAITAFLTRKWARELDYRLVKELWAFHEDRIAVRFVYEFRDDSGQWYRAHGNEQWAFDDQGLMHRREASINDVPIREADRRFHWPAGPRPDDHPGLTELGL, from the coding sequence ATGACCCGACTGCCAGTTCCACCCTTCACGCTCGAAACGGCCCGCCGCAAAGTCCGTCTGGCCGAGGATGCCTGGAACTCGCGTGCTCCCGCGCGGGTGGCACTCGCCTACACCGAGGACAGCCTGTGGCGCAATCGTGGCGAGTTCTTCTCGGGGCGCGAGGCGATCACCGCTTTCCTGACCCGCAAGTGGGCGCGCGAACTCGATTACCGCCTCGTCAAGGAACTCTGGGCCTTCCACGAGGACCGCATCGCGGTGCGCTTCGTGTACGAGTTCCGGGACGACAGCGGGCAGTGGTACCGCGCGCACGGCAACGAGCAGTGGGCCTTCGATGACCAGGGCCTGATGCACCGCCGCGAGGCGAGCATCAACGACGTACCGATCCGCGAGGCGGATCGCCGTTTCCACTGGCCGGCCGGTCCCCGACCGGACGATCACCCGGGACTGACGGAACTGGGGCTGTGA
- a CDS encoding DsrE family protein — MTATTKIAVVILADTKTEEGLGRAYNALMTAKEFHDAGESVRVYLDGAGTRWPAELAKPDHIAHALYEEVKPLVAGACGGCAAVFGATEGVQSEQVKLLDEFGPGVSYRDMLTQGYQVLTF; from the coding sequence ATGACTGCCACCACGAAGATCGCTGTTGTCATCCTCGCCGATACCAAGACTGAGGAGGGCCTCGGGCGCGCCTACAACGCCCTGATGACCGCCAAGGAGTTCCACGACGCCGGAGAGAGCGTGCGGGTGTATCTCGACGGGGCAGGCACCCGCTGGCCCGCCGAACTGGCGAAGCCCGACCACATCGCACACGCCCTGTACGAGGAGGTCAAACCCCTGGTGGCCGGTGCCTGCGGGGGTTGTGCCGCCGTCTTCGGTGCGACTGAGGGCGTTCAATCCGAGCAGGTGAAGCTGCTCGACGAATTCGGCCCGGGCGTCAGTTACCGGGACATGCTCACGCAGGGCTATCAGGTCCTCACCTTCTGA
- a CDS encoding alpha/beta hydrolase: MRVRFLALSLTLGLSLAVPTALAGGAASTIAQTRTNATTPQATYHTVKVEGLNIFYREAGPKDAPTLLLLHGFPTSSHMFRNLIPRLADRYHVVAPDYPGFGQSSMPRVNEWTYSFANLARVMDGFTQNLGLKNYTLYVQDYGAPVGYRLALAHPERVQGLIVQNGNAYAEGLREFWDPLRAYWKDPSAANGDKLRPFFELAATKWQYTHGTRNPQNLSPDTWTLDQAYLDRPGNKDIQLKLFLDYGSNVPLYPQFQAYFRRSQPPTLIVWGKNDQIFPAQGAEPYKRDLKNLDFHLLNTGHFALEEEGDTIASLIRDFMARRVAPGR; encoded by the coding sequence ATGCGTGTACGCTTCCTTGCCCTCAGCTTGACCCTCGGTCTCTCGCTGGCCGTTCCCACAGCCCTGGCTGGCGGCGCGGCCTCCACCATCGCTCAGACCCGCACCAACGCAACGACGCCTCAGGCCACGTATCACACCGTCAAGGTCGAGGGCCTGAACATCTTCTACCGTGAGGCCGGTCCGAAGGACGCGCCCACCCTGCTGCTGCTCCATGGGTTCCCCACCAGCTCGCACATGTTCCGAAATCTGATCCCCAGGCTCGCCGACCGATATCACGTCGTGGCCCCCGACTACCCCGGTTTTGGGCAGAGCAGCATGCCGAGGGTGAACGAATGGACCTACTCGTTTGCGAACCTCGCGCGGGTCATGGACGGCTTCACGCAAAACCTCGGTCTGAAGAACTACACCCTGTACGTGCAGGACTACGGTGCTCCCGTCGGCTACCGCCTGGCCCTCGCCCATCCCGAGCGGGTGCAGGGGCTGATTGTGCAGAACGGCAACGCCTATGCCGAAGGGTTGCGGGAGTTCTGGGACCCCCTCAGGGCGTACTGGAAGGACCCCAGTGCGGCCAACGGCGACAAGTTGCGCCCCTTCTTCGAGCTGGCCGCGACGAAGTGGCAGTACACGCACGGCACGCGCAACCCGCAGAACCTCAGCCCAGACACCTGGACGCTCGATCAGGCGTACCTCGACCGCCCGGGCAATAAGGACATCCAGCTCAAGCTGTTCCTCGACTACGGTAGCAACGTGCCGCTGTACCCGCAGTTCCAGGCGTACTTCCGCCGCTCTCAGCCGCCGACCCTGATCGTGTGGGGCAAGAACGACCAGATTTTCCCCGCTCAGGGCGCCGAGCCGTATAAGCGCGACCTGAAGAACCTCGACTTTCACCTGCTGAACACCGGGCACTTCGCGCTGGAGGAAGAGGGAGACACCATCGCCTCGCTCATCCGCGACTTCATGGCCCGCCGGGTCGCCCCTGGCCGTTGA
- a CDS encoding helix-turn-helix transcriptional regulator, with protein sequence MEEVNSVSAEFGEFLRSRRAQIKPEDVGIPSYGVRRVPGLRREELAMVAGMSPTYYTRLEQGQQAHVSDRILDRLAQALALNSAERQHLFNLARATTAGQALPPVPKVRPGIRQLIDSMAEVPVLVLDRKTDILAWNRLGHALLGGNLKFEAPDHEDTRPNATRLLFLDAPTKALYSRWEEEAARAVASLRLVYGRFSHDDQLTALVDDLVAQSPEDPLRSS encoded by the coding sequence ATGGAAGAGGTCAACAGCGTCAGTGCGGAATTCGGAGAGTTTCTCCGCAGCCGCCGCGCACAAATCAAGCCGGAGGACGTTGGCATCCCCTCCTACGGAGTTCGGCGGGTCCCGGGACTGCGCCGTGAAGAGCTGGCCATGGTCGCGGGCATGAGTCCGACCTACTACACGCGGCTGGAGCAGGGGCAGCAGGCCCACGTGTCGGACCGTATCCTGGACCGTCTGGCACAGGCCCTGGCCCTGAACAGTGCGGAGCGTCAGCACCTGTTTAACCTAGCCCGCGCCACCACCGCAGGGCAGGCGCTGCCACCCGTGCCGAAGGTCCGCCCGGGAATCCGTCAACTGATCGACTCGATGGCCGAGGTGCCCGTCCTCGTGCTGGACCGCAAGACGGACATCCTGGCCTGGAATCGGCTCGGTCATGCTCTTCTGGGGGGAAATCTCAAGTTTGAGGCACCGGATCACGAGGACACCCGGCCCAACGCGACCCGGTTGTTATTTCTCGATGCCCCGACGAAGGCGCTCTATTCGCGTTGGGAGGAGGAGGCAGCTCGGGCCGTCGCTTCGCTCCGTCTGGTGTACGGGCGGTTTTCACACGATGATCAACTCACCGCCTTGGTGGACGACCTGGTGGCGCAAAGTCCTGAAGACCCGTTGCGCAGTAGCTGA
- a CDS encoding MFS transporter, whose protein sequence is MTRVDVAKPAVPMTSRERLVLFVLLTASFTLAVDFSILNVALPVIGADVGFSLEHLQWIATSFALCAAGFTLLFGRVSDLYGRRRLFLLGMILLGLSSLAGGLATTPVVLLLARIVQGLATAMVTPAALSLLTTAFPEGPVRARVLGLNGALMAAGFTTGAILGGVLADLLSWRWAFFINVAVAVIVLVIAPGVLKESRNPSRPRLDVPGAVTVTFGLLAIVYGLTRAGETTWGDPLALGTLGVGGLLLLIFWMIEQRVKTPLVSVGILKRSTVAWGNIAGLMAFVTETSLVFLITLYLQNVLGFTPLQAGLCFAVLGAGTVVGGILGPKLINRLGPKNTVVVGLLVQAAATLPLAFLSLDRSWVVLLLVLTFVGGVANLAAIVGFMVMATSGLPDEEQGLATGLATMSQQVGITLGIPIMSALVAARLNALGSETPQNLLSGLSSAIAVNAGLCILTAVLVGLFLRTKAVGHGA, encoded by the coding sequence ATGACGCGCGTTGATGTGGCGAAGCCTGCCGTTCCCATGACCAGCCGCGAGAGGCTGGTTCTCTTCGTGCTGCTCACGGCCAGCTTCACCCTGGCGGTGGACTTCTCGATCTTGAATGTAGCCCTTCCGGTTATCGGGGCGGACGTCGGCTTTTCCCTGGAACACCTTCAGTGGATTGCCACCTCCTTTGCCCTGTGTGCCGCCGGGTTTACCCTGCTGTTCGGGCGGGTTTCCGACCTCTACGGGCGGCGGCGGTTGTTTCTCCTCGGCATGATTCTGCTGGGCCTCTCGTCCCTGGCCGGTGGGTTGGCCACGACGCCGGTCGTTCTGTTGCTCGCCCGGATTGTTCAGGGACTGGCCACCGCCATGGTGACCCCAGCAGCGCTCTCTCTGCTGACCACGGCCTTTCCCGAGGGACCGGTGCGCGCCCGGGTGTTGGGCCTGAACGGCGCACTCATGGCGGCTGGGTTTACCACCGGGGCCATTCTCGGGGGTGTGCTGGCCGACCTGCTCAGTTGGCGGTGGGCCTTCTTCATCAACGTGGCCGTGGCGGTCATCGTGCTGGTGATTGCACCAGGTGTCCTCAAGGAAAGCCGCAACCCCTCACGCCCCCGCCTGGACGTTCCGGGTGCGGTCACCGTCACCTTCGGCCTGCTTGCCATCGTGTACGGCCTCACGCGCGCTGGGGAGACGACCTGGGGAGACCCCCTCGCCCTGGGGACTCTCGGTGTTGGCGGGCTGCTCCTGCTGATCTTCTGGATGATCGAGCAGCGGGTCAAAACGCCCCTGGTCTCCGTCGGCATCCTGAAACGCAGCACTGTCGCCTGGGGAAATATCGCGGGCCTGATGGCCTTCGTGACCGAGACCTCACTGGTCTTCCTGATCACCCTGTATCTGCAGAACGTCCTGGGCTTCACCCCGCTGCAAGCCGGTCTCTGCTTCGCGGTCCTCGGTGCGGGCACGGTGGTCGGCGGCATCCTCGGGCCGAAGTTGATCAACCGGCTTGGCCCAAAGAACACCGTGGTCGTCGGCCTGCTGGTCCAGGCGGCAGCCACCCTCCCCCTCGCCTTCCTCAGCCTGGACCGTTCCTGGGTGGTGCTGCTGTTGGTGCTCACCTTTGTGGGTGGCGTTGCCAACCTGGCGGCCATCGTGGGGTTCATGGTGATGGCCACGTCTGGCTTACCCGATGAAGAGCAGGGCCTTGCCACCGGACTGGCGACCATGAGCCAGCAGGTCGGAATCACCCTGGGCATCCCCATCATGTCTGCCCTGGTGGCCGCCCGCCTGAACGCGCTGGGGAGCGAGACGCCACAAAACCTCCTGAGTGGCCTCAGCAGCGCCATCGCCGTCAATGCCGGACTGTGCATCCTGACCGCCGTCCTGGTCGGTCTCTTCCTGAGAACGAAAGCCGTGGGACACGGCGCATGA